A region of Nostoc edaphicum CCNP1411 DNA encodes the following proteins:
- a CDS encoding reverse transcriptase N-terminal domain-containing protein — MTSNSDSELWIKIPWKKLRKNLFRLQCRLWKAIREGDRKRANSLQKLISCYAAKFNKQHYLYF; from the coding sequence ATGACTAGCAATAGTGATAGTGAACTCTGGATAAAAATCCCGTGGAAGAAACTACGGAAAAATTTATTCCGCCTACAATGCAGATTGTGGAAAGCTATTCGAGAAGGCGACCGGAAACGAGCCAACAGTCTTCAAAAGCTGATAAGCTGTTACGCAGCTAAATTTAATAAACAGCATTACCTTTATTTTTAA